A window of the Lactuca sativa cultivar Salinas chromosome 7, Lsat_Salinas_v11, whole genome shotgun sequence genome harbors these coding sequences:
- the LOC111907253 gene encoding probable pyruvate, phosphate dikinase regulatory protein, chloroplastic isoform X1, protein MISSSTLSLSGLPQQSSPLIAGPTPEPKQTSHRPPEPDHRKLNKGSSQLIRWSRARAIRSGLKLDRPVQRPLLQNSEVIDPPVRRSGDGESSTSPNYSSDEEDGCVAEMEEAAAGAKHIYMVSDGTGWTAEHSVNAALGQFEHCLVDRGCPVLTHLFSGIEDVEQLMEIIKQAAREGAMLIYTLADENMAASARHACKRWGVPSTDILSPITEAIALHLGVSPSGLPRGAPGRKFPLTEDYFKRIDAIEFTIKQDDGALPQNLHKSDIILAGVSRTGKTPLSIYLAQKGFKVANVPIVMGVSLPKALFEVDQEKVFALTINPVVLQTIRRARSKTLGFAEEMRTNYSEMDHVRQELDFACKIFAQNPTWPVIEVTGKAIEETAVTVLRLYQDRKNRCSMPRISKRY, encoded by the exons ATGATATCTTCCTCAACCTTGAGTTTATCTGGTCTCCCCCAACAATCCTCACCGCTGATTGCTGGACCTACACCTGAACCTAAGCAGACGAGCCACCGTCCACCGGAACCTGATCATCGTAAGCTCAATAAAGGTAGCTCTCAGTTAATCCGATGGTCTCGAGCTCGCGCGATCAGATCTGGATTGAAACTAGATCGACCAGTTCAACGACCACTCCTGCAAAACTCAGAGGTTATTGATCCACCGGTGCGGCGTTCTGGTGACGGAGAATCATCTACTAGTCCGAATTATTCGTCAGACGAGGAAGACGGCTGTGTTGCAGAGATGGAGGAAGCGGCGGCCGGTGCGAAACATATATACATGGTTTCAGATGGCACCGGATGGACAGCAGAGCATTCTGTTAACGCGGCGTTAGGTCAGTTCGAACATTGCTTGGTGGATCGTGGTTGTCCAGTCCTCACTCACTTGTTCTCCGGG ATTGAAGACGTCGAACAGCTAATGGAAATAATAAAGCAAGCAGCAAGAGAAGGAGCAATGCTGATTTACACACTCGCCGATGAAAACATGGCTGCTTCAGCTCGACACGCCTGCAAAAGATGGGGCGTTCCATCCACCGACATTCTCAGCCCAATCACAGAAGCAATCGCATTGCATTTAGGCGTCTCCCCTTCCGGGCTGCCCCGTGGTGCTCCGGGCAGGAAATTCCCCCTGACCGAAGATTACTTCAAGAGAATCGACGCAATTGAATTCACTATCAAACAAGATGACGGAGCTTTACCCCAGAACTTACACAAATCGGACATTATTCTTGCTGGTGTTTCACGAACAGGGAAGACTCCATTGTCGATCTACTTAGCACAGAAAGGATTCAAAGTGGCGAATGTGCCTATTGTGATGGGAGTTTCGTTGCCAAAAGCATTGTTTGAGGTTGACCAGGAGAAAGTGTTTGCGTTGACTATAAATCCTGTTGTTTTGCAAACTATAAGAAGAGCAAGATCGAAAACTTTAGGGTTCGCGGAAGAAATGAGAACAAATTATTCAGAGATGGATCATGTGAGGCAGGAGCTTGATTTTGCATGCAAGATTTTTGCACAGAATCCCACTTGGCCAGTAATTG AAGTGACAGGGAAAGCCATTGAAGAAACTGCAGTTACTGTATTGAGACTTTACCAAGATCGAAAAAACAGGTGCTCGATGCCACGGATCTCTAAACGTTACTAG
- the LOC111907253 gene encoding probable pyruvate, phosphate dikinase regulatory protein, chloroplastic isoform X2, with protein sequence MISSSTLSLSGLPQQSSPLIAGPTPEPKQTSHRPPEPDHRKLNKGSSQLIRWSRARAIRSGLKLDRPVQRPLLQNSEVIDPPVRRSGDGESSTSPNYSSDEEDGCVAEMEEAAAGAKHIYMVSDGTGWTAEHSVNAALGQFEHCLVDRGCPVLTHLFSGIEDVEQLMEIIKQAAREGAMLIYTLADENMAASARHACKRWGVPSTDILSPITEAIALHLGVSPSGLPRGAPGRKFPLTEDYFKRIDAIEFTIKQDDGALPQNLHKSDIILAGVSRTGKTPLSIYLAQKGFKVANVPIVMGVSLPKALFEVDQEKVFALTINPVVLQTIRRARSKTLGFAEEMRTNYSEMDHVRQELDFACKIFAQNPTWPVIDFC encoded by the exons ATGATATCTTCCTCAACCTTGAGTTTATCTGGTCTCCCCCAACAATCCTCACCGCTGATTGCTGGACCTACACCTGAACCTAAGCAGACGAGCCACCGTCCACCGGAACCTGATCATCGTAAGCTCAATAAAGGTAGCTCTCAGTTAATCCGATGGTCTCGAGCTCGCGCGATCAGATCTGGATTGAAACTAGATCGACCAGTTCAACGACCACTCCTGCAAAACTCAGAGGTTATTGATCCACCGGTGCGGCGTTCTGGTGACGGAGAATCATCTACTAGTCCGAATTATTCGTCAGACGAGGAAGACGGCTGTGTTGCAGAGATGGAGGAAGCGGCGGCCGGTGCGAAACATATATACATGGTTTCAGATGGCACCGGATGGACAGCAGAGCATTCTGTTAACGCGGCGTTAGGTCAGTTCGAACATTGCTTGGTGGATCGTGGTTGTCCAGTCCTCACTCACTTGTTCTCCGGG ATTGAAGACGTCGAACAGCTAATGGAAATAATAAAGCAAGCAGCAAGAGAAGGAGCAATGCTGATTTACACACTCGCCGATGAAAACATGGCTGCTTCAGCTCGACACGCCTGCAAAAGATGGGGCGTTCCATCCACCGACATTCTCAGCCCAATCACAGAAGCAATCGCATTGCATTTAGGCGTCTCCCCTTCCGGGCTGCCCCGTGGTGCTCCGGGCAGGAAATTCCCCCTGACCGAAGATTACTTCAAGAGAATCGACGCAATTGAATTCACTATCAAACAAGATGACGGAGCTTTACCCCAGAACTTACACAAATCGGACATTATTCTTGCTGGTGTTTCACGAACAGGGAAGACTCCATTGTCGATCTACTTAGCACAGAAAGGATTCAAAGTGGCGAATGTGCCTATTGTGATGGGAGTTTCGTTGCCAAAAGCATTGTTTGAGGTTGACCAGGAGAAAGTGTTTGCGTTGACTATAAATCCTGTTGTTTTGCAAACTATAAGAAGAGCAAGATCGAAAACTTTAGGGTTCGCGGAAGAAATGAGAACAAATTATTCAGAGATGGATCATGTGAGGCAGGAGCTTGATTTTGCATGCAAGATTTTTGCACAGAATCCCACTTGGCCAGTAATTG ACTTTTGTTAA
- the LOC111907603 gene encoding NDR1/HIN1-like protein 12: MNTPHHQINIHHTPDARHNPIGRLPDDRHNPGDRLRDGRHNPDSRIDGRHNPGEHLVNVCHNPDDHIDDGHQVITGNHNALYNKHHVKESLTTRITKLICGIFLGILFTVGLATFILWLSLRPHRPRFYIQEFSISNLADPNGFSTARITFNVTARNLNLDIGIYYDTMNLTIYHQDQTIAESPILFPFYQSPKSAHLIYGTLSGPTLRIDRVRWGQLFDARKRGVVPFRVDVASSIRFKVSTWGSRHHKMHANCEIGVGSNGVILRSDEKKRCPVYFT, translated from the coding sequence ATGAACACCCCACACCACCAAATCAACATCCATCACACCCCAGATGCCCGCCACAATCCCATTGGTCGTCTACCGGATGACCGTCATAATCCTGGCGACCGTCTACGAGATGGCCGCCATAATCCTGACAGTCGTATAGATGGCCGCCATAATCCTGGCGAACATTTAGTAAATGTCTGTCATAATCCTGATGACCATATAGACGATGGTCATCAGGTAATAACAGGGAATCATAATGCCCTTTACAACAAACACCATGTGAAAGAAAGTCTAACCACTCGCATAACAAAGCTAATATGCGGGATTTTTCTTGGTATTTTGTTCACGGTTGGCCTAGCAACGTTCATTTTATGGCTAAGTTTGCGTCCACATCGTCCTAGGTTCTATATACAAGAATTCTCCATCTCTAATTTAGCTGACCCTAACGGATTTTCAACTGCCCGGATAACATTCAACGTGACTGCCCGAAACCTGAATCTTGATATAGGCATCTACTACGACACAATGAATCTAACAATCTATCATCAAGATCAAACAATCGCAGAATCACCAATACTGTTTCCATTCTATCAATCACCCAAGAGCGCACACTTAATCTATGGCACATTGTCAGGACCCACATTAAGGATTGACCGGGTCCGTTGGGGGCAACTTTTTGATGCCCGAAAACGTGGGGTAGTTCCGTTTAGGGTTGACGTGGCATCATCGATTCGGTTTAAGGTGTCGACGTGGGGCAGCAGGCATCATAAGATGCATGCCAATTGTGAAATTGGGGTTGGGTCAAATGGGGTGATATTACGAAGCGATGAGAAAAAGAGATGTCCAGTTTATTTTACTTAA